The window CGGCTCACCGACATCGAACAGGACCTTTGCCGGGAAGTCAACCTGAGCGGCGGAGGACTCCGTCTGGTCTTGCCGCAACAGCTCAGCCCCGGTGAGAAAATCGGTCTGGAAATCACACTTCCCATGTTTCCACCGATCCCCCTCTTCACCATCGCCGAGGTCACCCGGGTGGTCCCGGAGAAAACTTCCAAAGAAGGCACACCTGTTTTTGCAACCGCCCTGAAGTTCATCGAAATTGATGAGGACGACCGGGAGATGATCATCCGCTACGTCTTCAAACGACAGCGGCACACCCTCCGAAATCGCAACACCTGTGGGAAATCGACTGTCACATCCTGAGGAATCCCAGTTATGAACATCTTTCTTGCCCTT is drawn from Deltaproteobacteria bacterium and contains these coding sequences:
- a CDS encoding PilZ domain-containing protein; protein product: MPEQREYVRVEAYLPVKYKILDESEYEEARKRCKKQKGGTYPESIASLLSGLNLEKLRDPDPINPEGIEPGTARVLTEIDRKLNILLRLMVENRLTDIEQDLCREVNLSGGGLRLVLPQQLSPGEKIGLEITLPMFPPIPLFTIAEVTRVVPEKTSKEGTPVFATALKFIEIDEDDREMIIRYVFKRQRHTLRNRNTCGKSTVTS